From a single Aquarana catesbeiana isolate 2022-GZ linkage group LG09, ASM4218655v1, whole genome shotgun sequence genomic region:
- the BBC3 gene encoding bcl-2-binding component 3 isoform X2, which produces MGRLYTDLQAHVTRLTQITSSAMARALHDGSTSERVGNIQSDAGRTFPPDVSACAGSSSRICEQNLPVSHPAQPSMCQRCLPLCQNHPQDRLEMVNSCESGPSSPACEQRHCSYPESFSTGEPTAYGLRHTTHEHSNMGTEVEESHQDDPQAGLALAGDVPVEREIALRLRRIGDQMNERYLRRRQVAQRQWWGPLRWHLTQMISEILAALYNPLVDILPQN; this is translated from the exons ATGGGACGACTCTACACTGATCTCCAGGCTCATGTCACACGGCTGACCCAG ATTACAAGTTCAGCAATGGCGAGGGCACTTCATGATGGGAGTACCTCCGAACGCGTGGGAAACATTCAATCCGACGCTGGGCGCACTTTTCCTCCTGACGTTAGTGCCTGCGCCGGCTCCTCCTCCCGAATCTGTGAACAGAACCTACCTGTGAGCCATCCGGCTCAACCGTCCATGTGTCAAAGGTGCTTACCCTTGTGCCAAAACCACCCCCAGGACAGACTTGAAATGGTTAACAGTTGTGAATCTGGACCTTCTTCACCTGCTTGTGAACAAAGGCATTGCTCCTACCCAGAATCCTTCAGCACAGGAGAACCCACTGCATACG GTCTCAGGCACACAACCCACGAACATTCCAACATGGGGACAGAAGTGGAAGAGTCACACCAAGATGATCCCCAAGCGGGGTTGGCACTGGCAGGAGACGTGCCTGTAGAGCGAGAGATCGCCCTCCGACTGCGCAGGATTGGTGACCAAATGAATGAGCGGTACCTGCGAAGA AGGCAAGTGGCCCAGCGGCAGTGGTGGGGTCCTCTGCGATGGCATCTCACCCAGATGATCTCGGAAATCCTGGCTGCCTTGTACAACCCACTCGTGGACATTTTACCACAGAACTAA
- the BBC3 gene encoding bcl-2-binding component 3 isoform X1, with product MGRLYTDLQAHVTRLTQQITSSAMARALHDGSTSERVGNIQSDAGRTFPPDVSACAGSSSRICEQNLPVSHPAQPSMCQRCLPLCQNHPQDRLEMVNSCESGPSSPACEQRHCSYPESFSTGEPTAYGLRHTTHEHSNMGTEVEESHQDDPQAGLALAGDVPVEREIALRLRRIGDQMNERYLRRRQVAQRQWWGPLRWHLTQMISEILAALYNPLVDILPQN from the exons ATGGGACGACTCTACACTGATCTCCAGGCTCATGTCACACGGCTGACCCAG cagATTACAAGTTCAGCAATGGCGAGGGCACTTCATGATGGGAGTACCTCCGAACGCGTGGGAAACATTCAATCCGACGCTGGGCGCACTTTTCCTCCTGACGTTAGTGCCTGCGCCGGCTCCTCCTCCCGAATCTGTGAACAGAACCTACCTGTGAGCCATCCGGCTCAACCGTCCATGTGTCAAAGGTGCTTACCCTTGTGCCAAAACCACCCCCAGGACAGACTTGAAATGGTTAACAGTTGTGAATCTGGACCTTCTTCACCTGCTTGTGAACAAAGGCATTGCTCCTACCCAGAATCCTTCAGCACAGGAGAACCCACTGCATACG GTCTCAGGCACACAACCCACGAACATTCCAACATGGGGACAGAAGTGGAAGAGTCACACCAAGATGATCCCCAAGCGGGGTTGGCACTGGCAGGAGACGTGCCTGTAGAGCGAGAGATCGCCCTCCGACTGCGCAGGATTGGTGACCAAATGAATGAGCGGTACCTGCGAAGA AGGCAAGTGGCCCAGCGGCAGTGGTGGGGTCCTCTGCGATGGCATCTCACCCAGATGATCTCGGAAATCCTGGCTGCCTTGTACAACCCACTCGTGGACATTTTACCACAGAACTAA